Below is a genomic region from Streptomyces sp. RPA4-2.
CCGCGCGAGCAGCTCGGCGTACGGGGAGCCGAGTGCCCGGGCCGCCGCGCCCGCGTCGAGGACGTGGTCGCCGAGCCGGACACCGACGCTCCGTTCGGACGAGCCGGCCCGGGAGAAGACGCCGTAGGGGAGGTTGTGCGGGCCGAAGGGATCGCCCTCGGGGACATCGAAGGGGGGCATCGGGTGGTGCCTCGCTTTCGTGGTCGTACGCGCCGTGATCCATGTGTTCCACGCGTTCCGTGTGGTCGCGGCACACGTTACGGGGGAGTGACCGTGCTGTGGCAGTGCCTAAAGAGTTCGCAATGTCCGAATAGGCCTTGTCGGACGCGGCAATTCCGGCTTAGCGTCCTTTGGGGACATGGACGGGGTGGGTCCGGTCCGTAGGGGGGACACGTGGGGGACCCGTGGCCAGGGGCGTCAGTGGAGTGCCGGTCGACGCCGACCGGGACGTTCCCGGGCTGATAGTGAAATTCGGTGACTATCCGCTGCACCACGGAGGAGTGGGCGCCATCCGGAGCCTGGGCCGCCTGGGCATACCGATGTACGCGATCACCGAGGACCGTTACACGCCTGCCGCGGCCTCACGCTATCTGCGCCGTGCCTTCGTCTGGCCGACGACGGGGACGGAGGAGCCGGAGCGCCTGGTCGAGGGGCTGTTGCGGATCGGCCGTCGCATAGGGCGGCCGACGGTGCTCGTCCCGACGGACGAGGAGGCCGCCGTCCTGATAGCGGAACACCAGGAGGAGCTCGCGGAGCGCTTTCTCTTTCCTCGGGTGGACGCCAAACTGCCCCGCCGCCTCGCCAGCAAGCAGGGCCTGCACGAGCTGTGCGTGGAGCACGGCATTCCCAGTCCGGCGGCCGCCTTTCCCCAGTCGTACGAGGAGATCGAGCGCTTCGCCGCCTCGGCCCGCTTCCCTCTCGTGGCCAAGAACCGGGAGGCGTTCGTGCGCCGCAGCCGGCCCGCGGTCAACGGGACGACGAGGATCGCGACCCGGGAGGGGCTGCTGGCACTCGCCCGGGACTGGGGCGGGAACCCGGGTGTCATCCTCCAGGAGTACCTGCCCAGGGAGGAGGCGGAGGACTGGATCGTGCACGCGTACTTCGACGCGGACTCGACGCCGCTCGCGATGTTCACGGGCGTGAAAGTCCGCTCCTGGCCACCGCACGCGGGCATGACGGCGAACGCGTACGTCGTCGACAATCCGGAACTCGCGGACCTCGCCGCACGTTTCATCAAACAGATCGGCTTCAGCGGCGTCATCGACCTCGACCTGCGCTTCGACCGCCGCGACGGGCAGTACAAGCTTCTCGACTTCAACCCCCGCATGGGCGCGCAGTTCCGGCTCTTCGAGAACGAGTCGGGGATCGACGTCGTCCGGGCCATGCACCTCGACCTGACCGGGCGCACCGTTCCCGAGGGGGAACAGCGGGCCGGCCACCGGTACATCGTGGAGAACATCGACCTGCCGGCCCTGCTCGCCTACCGGCGCAGCGGCTACACCACCCCGCACGCGCCGGCGCGCGCGAGCGGTACGGAGCTGGCCTGGCTCGCGGGTGACGACCTGCGGCCGTTCTTCACGATGCTCGCGCGCTTCGTGCGGCCGGGCGCGAGACATCTGTACCAGCTGTGGCGGACCAACCGCCGCGGCAGCAGTACCAGTACGACCACGAAGTGACGGAAGAACGTCCTGGGGAGGGGACTTCGTGATTCATCCGGTAGCAGTCATCGGTGCGGGCCCGTTCGGCCTGTCCACCGCCGCCCATCTGCGGGCGCGCGGCATTCCGGTGCGTGTCTTCGGCCGGCCCATGGTGAGCTGGCGCGACCACATGCCCGAGGGGATGCTCCTCAAATCGACCCCGGCCGCTTCCAGCATCGACGCCCCGCAGCCGGGCCACACACTCCGTGACTACTGCGACGCCGCCGGGATACCGCGGCTCGTCACGGACGAGGACATCATCCCGGTCGAGACGTTCATCGCCTACGGGGAGTGGTTCCAGCGGCAGCTCGTGCCCGAGCTGGAGCAGGTGCGGGTCGTCTCCGTCGACCGACGGGGCGCCGACGGATTCGAGCTGAAGCTGGACTCGGGGGAGTCGTTCACGGCACGCGCGGTCGTCGTGGCCACCGGACTGTACGGCCTCGCCCATCTGCCGCCCGAGCTCGGTGAGGCGGCGGCGGACGGACCGGCGCCCACCGGCCCCGTCTCGCACAGCTCCCAGCACCACGACCTCACCCGGTTCTCCGGCAGGGAACTGATCGTCGTCGGCGCGGGACAGTCCGCCCTGGAGACGGCCGCGCTGGCGGCGGAGGCGGGCGCGCAGGTGCGCGTGGTGTCCCGGGGCCGGGGCAGGGTCGCCTTCGGCGCACCGCCCTGGGGACAGCCGAAGCTGCGCCCGGAGTCGCCCTTCGGGCGCGCCTGGTCGCTGTGGGCGCTCAGCTACTACCCGCACCCCTACCGCTACCTGCCCGCCGAAGCCCGCCACTATCTCGTCCGCCGGGTGCTCGGCCCGCTCGGCGCGTGGTGGCTCCGGGACCGCTTCGAGGGCAAGGTCGAGGTCAGCGAGATCGCCCGGATCGAGCGTGCCTCGGTCTCCGGGAGCCGCCCGGTGCTCTCCGTGCGGACCCTGGGCGGTGCGCCCGAGGAGCTCGCGGCGGACCACGTCATCGCGGCGACGGGCTATCGCGTCGACATCGCCGCGATGGACTTCCTGGGACACGCGTTGCGGACGGAGCTGGCGGTGAGCCGAGGCACCCCGAAGCTCGGTGCCGGATACCGGTCCTCGGTGCCCGGGCTGTACTTCACGGGGTTGCCGGCGGCGGCCTCGTACGGGCCGGTGATGCGGTTCGTGTGCGGGACGGAGTTCGCTTCGCCGCGATTGGCCAGGCACTTGGCGGCGGCTCACGGTTGAGGCGGCGTACGGCGTCGGGTGTCCGGCGGGCGGGGCGGTGGCGGGGGCCACGGCCCCGACGCCACCGAGAGGTGACCGGCCGTGCGCGTTCCGTAACGTGCCTGTCCACGGCGGGTGTTGAAGCCGGTGTCGCGGCGCTCTCGGGCGCCCGGCACGGCGGATCGGAGTGTGTGTGACGTCGTCGGGCGCGCGTGGCCCGTGCGGTGAACGGCGTTGCTGACGGGATACCGGACGTCGTCCGGTTCACGCCGGGCCGATGAGTCGTCGGATCCGTATTCTTCGGATCATGGCCGCTCCGACTGCATATTCACTCATCGCCACTGACCTGGACGGAACGCTGCTGTGCGGCGACGACACGCTCTCCGACCGGACCCGGGCGGCGTTGGCGAGGGCGGTGGAGGCGGGCGCCCGCCATCTGGTCGTGACGGGGCGCCCGGCGCCGAGGGTGCGCCCGCTCCTCGGTGAACTCGGTGGTGCGGGACTGGCGGTGTGCGGGCAGGGGGCGCAGCTCTACGACGCGAGCGAGGACCGTCTGCTGTGGTCGGTGACCCTGGACAGGGAACTCGCGGAGACGGCGCTCGGAAAGATCGAGGCGGAGGTCGGGCTGCTGTACGCCGCGGTGGACCAGGACGGCGTGGACGGACTGACACTCATCGAGCCCGGCTACGTGATGCCGCACCCGACGCTTCCCGCGGCACGGGTCGGGCGCCGCGACGACCTCTGGACGGAGCCGATCAGCAAGGTGCTGCTGCGCCACCCGCTGCTGTCCGACGACGAGTTGGCCGCGGCGGCCAGGGCAGTGGTGGGTTCCCTGGCCACCGTCACCATGTCGGGGCCCGGCACGGTCGAACTCCAGCCATGCGGGGTGACCAAGGCGACGGGCCTTGCTCTCGCCGCCGCCCATCTCGGGCTGGCCTCCGAAGCCACCATCGCCTTCGGTGACATGCCCAACGACATCCCCATGTTCGACTGGGCCGCCCACGGGGTCGCCATGGCCAACGCCCACCCGGAACTCAAGGCGGTGGCCGACGAGGTGACGCTGTCGAACGAGGACGACGGGATCGCGGTGGTGCTGGAGCGGCTGTTCCCGCTCTCCGCGCCGTGGCCCTGGTAACCCGTGGCCCTGGTAAGCCGTGGTCCCAGTTACCCGTGGCCCTGGTTACCCGTGGCCCCGACTACCCGGGGCTACGGACCCCCGTTGCCCCGGTCGCCCGTCGTTCTGGCTTCCCGGGGTGCCGGAAGTCCGGTCCGGCACCCCGGTCTCGTGGCGTCCGGTCAGTAGGCGCCGTTGACGTTGTCGATCGAGCCGTACTTCGCCGCGGCGTAGTTGCAGGCGGCGGTGA
It encodes:
- a CDS encoding ATP-grasp domain-containing protein — its product is MARGVSGVPVDADRDVPGLIVKFGDYPLHHGGVGAIRSLGRLGIPMYAITEDRYTPAAASRYLRRAFVWPTTGTEEPERLVEGLLRIGRRIGRPTVLVPTDEEAAVLIAEHQEELAERFLFPRVDAKLPRRLASKQGLHELCVEHGIPSPAAAFPQSYEEIERFAASARFPLVAKNREAFVRRSRPAVNGTTRIATREGLLALARDWGGNPGVILQEYLPREEAEDWIVHAYFDADSTPLAMFTGVKVRSWPPHAGMTANAYVVDNPELADLAARFIKQIGFSGVIDLDLRFDRRDGQYKLLDFNPRMGAQFRLFENESGIDVVRAMHLDLTGRTVPEGEQRAGHRYIVENIDLPALLAYRRSGYTTPHAPARASGTELAWLAGDDLRPFFTMLARFVRPGARHLYQLWRTNRRGSSTSTTTK
- a CDS encoding FAD-dependent oxidoreductase — encoded protein: MIHPVAVIGAGPFGLSTAAHLRARGIPVRVFGRPMVSWRDHMPEGMLLKSTPAASSIDAPQPGHTLRDYCDAAGIPRLVTDEDIIPVETFIAYGEWFQRQLVPELEQVRVVSVDRRGADGFELKLDSGESFTARAVVVATGLYGLAHLPPELGEAAADGPAPTGPVSHSSQHHDLTRFSGRELIVVGAGQSALETAALAAEAGAQVRVVSRGRGRVAFGAPPWGQPKLRPESPFGRAWSLWALSYYPHPYRYLPAEARHYLVRRVLGPLGAWWLRDRFEGKVEVSEIARIERASVSGSRPVLSVRTLGGAPEELAADHVIAATGYRVDIAAMDFLGHALRTELAVSRGTPKLGAGYRSSVPGLYFTGLPAAASYGPVMRFVCGTEFASPRLARHLAAAHG
- a CDS encoding HAD family hydrolase, with product MAAPTAYSLIATDLDGTLLCGDDTLSDRTRAALARAVEAGARHLVVTGRPAPRVRPLLGELGGAGLAVCGQGAQLYDASEDRLLWSVTLDRELAETALGKIEAEVGLLYAAVDQDGVDGLTLIEPGYVMPHPTLPAARVGRRDDLWTEPISKVLLRHPLLSDDELAAAARAVVGSLATVTMSGPGTVELQPCGVTKATGLALAAAHLGLASEATIAFGDMPNDIPMFDWAAHGVAMANAHPELKAVADEVTLSNEDDGIAVVLERLFPLSAPWPW